A genomic window from Pseudonocardia broussonetiae includes:
- a CDS encoding NAD-dependent epimerase/dehydratase family protein, whose protein sequence is MMLVTGATGFLGSALVDLAVRRGLEVRAAVRDAGRARALLPAGTDVVVADLGDVDALTRAARGCTGVLHLAGSVGHSPEETRRVNVDGTRSVLSAAAAAGVRRFVYTSSSAAIMDADGLLAEEPVGPPALTDAYSVSKAEAEAVVLAAPGIEAMVVNPVNVYGPSPQGPHSYNGLFLAAARGEVPAVVDATVGWVLAEDAALGHLLALEHGEPGRRYLLCGGTATFGHVLHAFAGHVGGERVRVLPPGSALGEDAGTFARRSEVYGRFPPVHVDDRDARALGFAPRGVDEGLALTAAWTGALR, encoded by the coding sequence ATGATGCTGGTGACCGGTGCGACCGGGTTCCTCGGCAGTGCGCTCGTCGATCTGGCCGTGCGCCGCGGCCTGGAGGTGCGCGCGGCGGTGCGCGACGCCGGGCGCGCGCGGGCCCTGCTGCCCGCCGGCACGGACGTGGTCGTGGCCGACCTCGGCGACGTCGACGCGCTGACGCGGGCCGCCCGCGGCTGCACCGGCGTGCTGCACCTGGCGGGCTCGGTCGGGCACTCGCCGGAGGAGACGCGCCGCGTCAACGTCGACGGCACCCGGAGCGTGCTGTCCGCCGCGGCCGCCGCGGGCGTGCGGCGGTTCGTCTACACGAGCAGCAGCGCGGCGATCATGGACGCCGACGGGCTCCTCGCCGAGGAACCGGTCGGGCCGCCCGCGCTCACCGACGCCTACTCCGTGAGCAAGGCCGAGGCCGAGGCGGTCGTCCTGGCGGCCCCGGGGATCGAGGCGATGGTCGTCAACCCCGTCAACGTCTACGGGCCGAGCCCGCAGGGCCCGCACTCCTACAACGGGCTGTTCCTCGCGGCCGCGCGCGGGGAGGTCCCGGCCGTCGTCGACGCGACGGTGGGCTGGGTGCTCGCCGAGGACGCCGCGCTCGGGCACCTGCTCGCGCTCGAGCACGGCGAGCCGGGGCGGCGCTACCTGCTGTGCGGGGGCACGGCGACGTTCGGGCACGTGCTGCACGCGTTCGCCGGGCACGTCGGCGGGGAGCGGGTGCGGGTGCTGCCGCCCGGGTCGGCGCTGGGCGAGGACGCGGGCACGTTCGCGCGGCGCTCCGAGGTCTACGGGCGGTTCCCGCCGGTGCACGTCGACGACCGGGACGCGCGGGCGCTGGGGTTCGCGCCGCGCGGCGTCGACGAGGGGCTCGCGCTCACCGCGGCCTGGACCGGCGCGCTGCGCTGA
- a CDS encoding cold-shock protein — protein sequence MPQGTVKWFNAEKGFGFIATDDNGPDVFVHYSAIQSDGFRTLEENQRVDFESSQGAKGPQADTVRPI from the coding sequence ATGCCGCAGGGCACCGTCAAGTGGTTCAACGCCGAGAAGGGCTTCGGCTTCATCGCGACCGACGACAACGGTCCGGACGTCTTCGTCCACTACTCGGCCATCCAGTCGGACGGCTTCCGGACGCTGGAGGAGAACCAGCGGGTCGACTTCGAGTCGAGCCAGGGCGCCAAGGGCCCCCAGGCCGACACGGTCCGCCCGATCTGA
- the mftR gene encoding mycofactocin system transcriptional regulator (MftR, the mycofactocin system transcriptional regulator, is an uncharacterized TetR family DNA-binding transcription factor. Its role is inferred by context. It occurs as part of the biosynthesis locus for mycofactocin, a partially characterized electron carrier derived from the terminal Val-Tyr dipeptide of the precursor peptide MftA, through a radical SAM enzyme-mediated process.) codes for MRSGVGAAGPRRSGRRPVTSRVEIEHIALDLFTRRGFDSTTVDDIAAAAGIGRRTVFRYYASKNDIPWGAFDEQLDRMRATFAALPPDVPVMHGVRAAVLDFNEVHPDEQPWHRSRLRLILGTPALQAHSTLRYAAWRRVVADYVASRLGVSPDDLVPQTVGHASLGVALAAYERWLGHDDGELRDLLDTVFRSLERGLTGPLGEEPRPDAEAHRPGS; via the coding sequence ATGCGCAGCGGGGTGGGAGCGGCCGGACCCCGCCGGTCCGGCCGCCGTCCCGTGACGTCCCGGGTCGAGATCGAGCACATCGCGCTCGACCTGTTCACCCGCCGCGGCTTCGACAGCACCACCGTCGACGACATCGCCGCGGCCGCGGGGATCGGCCGCCGCACCGTCTTCCGCTACTACGCCTCCAAGAACGACATCCCGTGGGGCGCGTTCGACGAGCAGCTCGACCGCATGCGCGCCACGTTCGCGGCGCTACCGCCCGACGTTCCCGTGATGCACGGGGTCCGCGCCGCGGTGCTGGACTTCAACGAGGTGCACCCCGACGAGCAGCCCTGGCACCGCAGCCGGCTGCGCCTGATCCTCGGCACGCCGGCCCTGCAGGCGCACTCGACGCTGCGCTACGCGGCGTGGCGCCGGGTCGTCGCCGACTACGTGGCCTCGCGGCTGGGGGTGTCGCCCGACGACCTCGTGCCCCAGACGGTCGGGCACGCGAGCCTCGGCGTGGCCCTCGCCGCGTACGAGCGGTGGCTCGGCCACGACGACGGGGAGCTGCGGGACCTGCTCGACACGGTGTTCCGCTCGCTCGAACGGGGTCTCACCGGGCCACTGGGCGAGGAGCCCCGGCCGGACGCGGAAGCGCACCGGCCGGGCTCCTAG
- a CDS encoding GGDEF domain-containing protein, translating into MLAVVVDGAVFPPDVTAARLWTVAGLSLAGVLHTEAALSVERLRRRVDETPHLDLSSVWTFAAALLLPGCMATAVVLLVYSHLYLRAWRPSGFPPYRVVFSTATVVLAVHAAAGVARLAGGSDLFRSPVGLVVVALAVVAYASVNLLLVVAAIRMTGPRTTWRRAVGHRDELQLEMATLAMGAVLAAAVTVYGAEYGLLALPPLVVLHRTVLVRQFEEAASTDAKTGLLNAAAWRLQAERALRAARHAEATVAVLLLDLDHFKLVNDRYGHLAGDEVLTDIGAVLRAEVRDEDVVGRYGGEEFVVLLAATEGEDLRTSAGAVADRIRRRIDELRPEVSGPGGRVVLDDVSVSVGVATYPADGTDLDRLLEVADAALYAAKAAGRNLVRHGLHAVDGVDGTVDGALAADGRPVRGS; encoded by the coding sequence GTGCTGGCCGTCGTCGTCGACGGCGCGGTCTTCCCGCCCGACGTCACGGCGGCGCGGCTGTGGACGGTGGCGGGGCTCTCGCTCGCGGGCGTCCTGCACACCGAGGCGGCGCTCAGCGTCGAGCGGCTGCGACGCCGGGTCGACGAGACCCCGCACCTGGACCTCAGCTCGGTCTGGACGTTCGCCGCCGCGCTGCTGCTCCCCGGGTGCATGGCCACGGCCGTCGTCCTGCTCGTCTACTCCCACCTCTACCTGCGGGCGTGGCGCCCGTCCGGGTTCCCGCCGTACCGGGTCGTGTTCAGCACGGCCACGGTGGTGCTCGCGGTGCACGCGGCCGCCGGCGTCGCCCGGCTCGCGGGGGGCAGCGACCTGTTCCGCTCGCCGGTCGGGCTCGTCGTCGTCGCGCTGGCGGTGGTGGCGTACGCGTCGGTCAACCTGCTGCTCGTCGTCGCGGCCATCCGGATGACGGGGCCGCGCACGACGTGGCGGCGCGCGGTGGGCCACCGCGACGAGCTGCAGCTGGAGATGGCCACGCTGGCGATGGGCGCGGTGCTCGCGGCCGCCGTCACCGTCTACGGCGCCGAGTACGGGCTGCTCGCGCTGCCCCCGCTCGTCGTGCTGCACCGCACGGTGCTGGTCCGCCAGTTCGAGGAGGCCGCGAGCACCGACGCCAAGACGGGGCTGCTCAACGCCGCGGCCTGGCGGCTGCAGGCCGAGCGGGCGCTGCGCGCGGCCCGGCACGCGGAGGCCACGGTCGCGGTGCTGCTGCTCGACCTCGACCACTTCAAGCTCGTCAACGACCGCTACGGCCACCTCGCGGGCGACGAGGTGCTCACCGACATCGGGGCCGTGCTGCGCGCCGAGGTGCGCGACGAGGACGTCGTCGGGCGCTACGGCGGCGAGGAGTTCGTCGTGCTGCTGGCCGCCACCGAGGGCGAGGACCTGCGCACCAGCGCCGGGGCGGTGGCCGACCGCATCCGCCGCCGCATCGACGAGCTGCGCCCCGAGGTGTCCGGCCCGGGCGGCCGGGTCGTGCTCGACGACGTGTCGGTCTCGGTCGGCGTGGCCACCTACCCGGCCGACGGCACCGACCTCGACCGCCTGCTCGAGGTCGCCGACGCCGCGCTCTACGCGGCCAAGGCCGCGGGCCGCAACCTGGTGCGGCACGGGCTGCACGCCGTCGACGGGGTCGACGGGACGGTCGACGGGGCCCTCGCCGCCGACGGGCGGCCGGTCCGCGGGTCCTGA
- a CDS encoding BLUF domain-containing protein produces MGNARRRSAPDLVFRLIYRSRHLSPAPDRGAALGELVGDALDHGRRHRITGALLVADDVFVQVLEGEEDAVRSLYCRIELDPRHEAVTVLQTGMTERVFPCWSMATVSDDGGPDPTTTPAQHAVLDLMRGAARPG; encoded by the coding sequence GTGGGGAACGCGAGACGCCGCAGCGCCCCCGACCTCGTCTTCCGCCTGATCTACCGGAGCCGGCACCTGAGCCCCGCCCCCGACCGCGGGGCGGCGCTCGGTGAGCTCGTCGGCGACGCCCTCGACCACGGTCGCCGCCACCGGATCACCGGTGCACTGCTCGTCGCCGACGACGTGTTCGTGCAGGTCCTCGAGGGCGAGGAGGACGCCGTGCGGTCGCTGTACTGCCGCATCGAGCTCGACCCCCGCCACGAGGCCGTCACCGTGCTGCAGACGGGGATGACCGAGCGCGTCTTCCCCTGCTGGTCGATGGCCACCGTGTCCGACGACGGCGGTCCCGACCCCACGACCACACCCGCGCAGCACGCCGTCCTCGACCTCATGAGGGGGGCCGCACGACCGGGGTGA
- a CDS encoding DUF6326 family protein, whose protein sequence is MRSPKNTATALESLHVPVQAKLAAAWTSFMFLYAYVDIIGFYKPGTIDDILAGVVFVFDITQVWAVTVLALMAVPILMVVLSAVLPARANRITNLVVASVQVPYATFNVVGGSWTYYYGLGVVLELIVLAVILRLAWTWPRTASPSTTATTADPVPVTVAN, encoded by the coding sequence ATGAGATCACCGAAGAACACCGCCACCGCGCTGGAGTCCCTGCACGTGCCGGTGCAGGCGAAGCTCGCGGCAGCATGGACGAGCTTCATGTTCCTGTACGCCTACGTGGACATCATCGGCTTCTACAAGCCGGGCACCATCGACGACATCCTGGCCGGCGTCGTCTTCGTCTTCGACATCACCCAGGTCTGGGCGGTCACGGTGCTGGCGCTCATGGCCGTCCCGATCCTGATGGTGGTGCTGTCCGCCGTGCTGCCGGCCCGCGCGAACCGGATCACGAACCTCGTCGTGGCATCGGTCCAGGTCCCCTACGCGACGTTCAACGTGGTGGGCGGGTCCTGGACGTACTACTACGGGCTCGGCGTCGTACTGGAACTGATCGTGCTGGCGGTCATCCTCCGGTTGGCCTGGACCTGGCCCCGCACGGCATCGCCGTCGACCACGGCGACGACCGCGGATCCCGTTCCCGTCACGGTCGCAAACTGA
- a CDS encoding response regulator — protein sequence MTIRVLIADDQDIVRAGLAVILDAQPGIDVVGEAADGRAAVDLARTLRPDVCLFDIRMPRVDGIEATRQLAGPGVDDPLAVVVITTFDLDEYVHGALKAGARGFLLKDAGPALLTQAVHAAARGDALIAPSITARLLAAFADTRARPAPVPLVEPLTSREEEIVIPVARGRTNSEIADDLHISLSTVKTHLASLMRKLDARNRVEIAMWAYETGRIPG from the coding sequence ATGACCATCCGCGTGCTCATCGCCGACGACCAGGACATCGTCCGTGCCGGACTCGCCGTGATCCTCGACGCCCAGCCCGGCATCGACGTCGTCGGTGAGGCCGCGGACGGCCGTGCGGCGGTCGACCTGGCCCGCACGCTCCGCCCCGACGTGTGCCTGTTCGACATCCGCATGCCCCGGGTGGACGGGATCGAGGCCACCCGGCAGCTCGCCGGCCCCGGCGTCGACGACCCGCTGGCGGTCGTCGTGATCACCACCTTCGACCTCGACGAGTACGTGCACGGGGCCCTGAAGGCCGGCGCCCGGGGCTTCCTGCTCAAGGACGCCGGCCCCGCCCTGCTCACGCAGGCGGTGCACGCGGCCGCCCGGGGAGACGCCCTGATCGCCCCGAGCATCACCGCGCGGCTCCTCGCCGCCTTCGCCGACACCCGTGCGAGACCCGCACCGGTGCCGCTCGTCGAACCGCTCACCAGCCGGGAGGAGGAGATCGTGATCCCGGTCGCCCGGGGCCGGACCAACAGCGAGATCGCCGACGACCTCCACATCAGCCTCAGCACCGTCAAGACCCACCTCGCGAGCCTCATGCGCAAGCTCGACGCCCGCAACCGCGTCGAGATCGCGATGTGGGCGTACGAGACGGGCCGCATCCCCGGCTGA
- a CDS encoding sensor histidine kinase encodes MVRSALRALWAEPRPPSPPVRVWRDRALVAVLVPWSVIETVVRDDVAPSPVVLTVSLVIVLALLYRRTRPLGAVAVAFGTLIAFDVARIVAIDGTGLTSIVAVLVLPYSLFRWGAGREAVIGLGMILVWLAVTLAVVPTDPAEVAAGYGFFLLSAALGTSIRYHAGARVRDIEQAELRQRNQLARELHDTVGHHVSAIAIQAQAGRALAASHPDRALATLETIEEAASRTLEEMRAMVGVLRDGTEPDLAPHPGVADIGRLARSVGELPHVDVHLSGDLDDLHPSVGTALHRIAQEAVTNAVRHARHATRVTIHVADEGGRVRLTVRDDGGARTTGHAAPGYGLVGMAERASLLGGTLRAGPDPDGGWTVDAVLPKSVATT; translated from the coding sequence ATGGTGAGAAGCGCCCTCCGGGCGCTGTGGGCCGAACCCCGCCCTCCGAGTCCGCCCGTCCGGGTGTGGCGGGACCGGGCGCTCGTCGCCGTGCTCGTGCCGTGGTCGGTCATCGAGACCGTGGTCCGCGACGACGTGGCCCCGAGCCCGGTCGTGCTCACCGTCAGCCTCGTGATCGTGCTCGCTCTGCTGTACCGACGCACCCGTCCCCTGGGCGCGGTGGCGGTCGCGTTCGGCACGCTGATCGCGTTCGACGTCGCGAGGATCGTCGCGATCGACGGGACCGGACTCACCAGCATCGTGGCCGTGCTGGTGCTCCCGTACTCGCTGTTCCGCTGGGGAGCCGGCCGGGAGGCCGTGATCGGCCTGGGGATGATCCTCGTCTGGCTCGCCGTCACGCTCGCCGTCGTCCCCACCGACCCGGCCGAGGTGGCGGCCGGGTACGGGTTCTTCCTGCTCTCCGCCGCGCTCGGCACGTCGATCCGCTACCACGCAGGCGCCCGCGTCCGCGACATCGAGCAGGCCGAGCTCCGCCAGCGCAACCAGCTCGCGCGCGAGCTCCACGACACGGTCGGTCACCACGTCTCGGCCATCGCCATCCAGGCCCAGGCCGGGCGCGCCCTGGCGGCGTCCCACCCCGACCGTGCCCTGGCCACGCTCGAGACCATCGAGGAAGCGGCGTCGCGGACGCTCGAGGAGATGCGCGCCATGGTCGGCGTCCTGCGCGACGGGACGGAGCCCGACCTCGCCCCGCACCCGGGTGTCGCCGACATCGGTCGGCTCGCCCGCAGCGTCGGTGAGCTGCCCCACGTCGACGTGCACCTGTCCGGTGACCTCGACGACCTCCACCCCTCCGTGGGGACCGCCCTCCACCGGATCGCCCAGGAGGCGGTCACCAACGCGGTGCGCCACGCCCGCCACGCGACCCGGGTCACCATCCACGTCGCCGACGAGGGCGGACGGGTGCGCCTGACCGTCCGCGACGACGGCGGTGCGAGGACCACCGGCCACGCGGCCCCGGGCTACGGCCTCGTCGGCATGGCCGAACGGGCGAGCCTGCTCGGCGGCACCCTCCGGGCCGGACCCGACCCGGACGGCGGCTGGACGGTCGACGCGGTGCTGCCGAAGAGCGTCGCGACGACATGA
- a CDS encoding heavy-metal-associated domain-containing protein — protein MAVEAPFRTHVTVAGMTCRHCVMSVTEEVSEIDGVSAVDVRLDDGLVTVLGDRDIERDEIAAAVSEAGFELVG, from the coding sequence ATGGCTGTCGAGGCACCGTTCCGCACGCACGTCACCGTCGCCGGCATGACGTGCCGGCACTGCGTGATGTCGGTCACGGAGGAGGTCTCCGAGATCGACGGCGTCAGCGCCGTGGACGTGCGCCTCGACGACGGCCTCGTCACCGTGCTGGGCGACCGCGACATCGAGCGCGACGAGATCGCCGCCGCCGTCTCCGAGGCGGGCTTCGAGCTCGTCGGCTGA
- a CDS encoding GDSL-type esterase/lipase family protein produces MGAGARVRNGVRGLVAAAALICLLGAFALTDREPGTAGYGAAASSGPDCAPAWAGAWHAAAQPGPADPSLAGRTLRMVVVPQVTGSQVRVRLSNAYGATPMQVGTVSAGWSDGAAGLVPGTMRPVAFGGLSGVTVAPGAEAVSDPVALVAEVGRPLAVSLFLVTPPDVLTQHGVALQTSYLSRPGDAALADDGAAFDTPVTSWMVLTGVDVLAPRPVNSVVTIGDSITDGVGAGPGERWSDALSRRLTAAGGPSVMAVLNSGISRNQLLSDAPLVDGDSPLSRYDRDVGAATDVVLHIGTNDIAAGRKADAIVAGMVAFAERAHAGGTRVVLTTITPSATGAHGTPEAIATRESVNAWVRAHGVEHADGVADFAAAVADPADASRLAPAFDSGDGLHLSAAGYRALADALDPALLSGSPCLDGGESRVLVSGP; encoded by the coding sequence ATGGGGGCTGGGGCACGGGTGCGCAACGGGGTTCGAGGGCTCGTCGCCGCCGCCGCGCTGATCTGCCTCCTCGGGGCGTTCGCCCTCACCGACCGCGAGCCGGGGACGGCCGGCTACGGCGCCGCGGCCTCGTCCGGCCCCGACTGCGCGCCGGCCTGGGCGGGCGCCTGGCACGCCGCCGCGCAGCCCGGCCCCGCCGACCCGTCGCTCGCCGGCCGCACGCTGCGGATGGTGGTGGTCCCGCAGGTCACCGGCTCGCAGGTCCGGGTCCGGCTGTCCAACGCCTACGGCGCCACCCCGATGCAGGTCGGCACGGTGTCCGCAGGCTGGTCCGACGGCGCCGCGGGGCTGGTGCCCGGCACGATGCGACCGGTCGCGTTCGGCGGGCTGTCCGGCGTCACGGTGGCGCCGGGGGCCGAGGCCGTCAGCGACCCGGTGGCGCTCGTCGCCGAGGTCGGCCGGCCGCTCGCCGTCAGCCTGTTCCTGGTGACCCCGCCCGACGTGCTCACCCAGCACGGCGTGGCGCTGCAGACCTCGTACCTGTCCCGGCCCGGCGACGCCGCGCTGGCCGACGACGGCGCCGCGTTCGACACGCCCGTCACGTCGTGGATGGTGCTCACCGGCGTCGACGTCCTGGCGCCGCGCCCGGTGAACTCCGTCGTCACGATCGGTGACTCGATCACCGACGGCGTCGGCGCCGGCCCGGGGGAGCGGTGGTCCGACGCCCTGTCGCGCCGCCTCACCGCCGCGGGCGGCCCGTCGGTCATGGCCGTGCTCAACTCGGGGATCTCGCGCAACCAGCTGCTGTCCGACGCCCCGCTCGTCGACGGCGACTCCCCGCTCTCGCGCTACGACCGCGACGTCGGCGCGGCCACCGACGTCGTGCTGCACATCGGCACCAACGACATCGCCGCGGGCCGCAAGGCCGACGCGATCGTCGCGGGGATGGTGGCCTTCGCCGAGCGCGCGCACGCCGGCGGCACCCGCGTGGTGCTGACGACGATCACGCCGTCCGCGACGGGGGCGCACGGCACGCCGGAGGCGATCGCCACCCGGGAGTCGGTCAACGCCTGGGTCCGCGCCCACGGTGTCGAGCACGCCGACGGGGTGGCCGACTTCGCCGCGGCCGTCGCCGACCCGGCCGACGCCTCCCGGCTCGCGCCCGCCTTCGACTCCGGCGACGGCCTGCACCTCTCGGCCGCGGGCTACCGCGCTCTGGCCGACGCGCTCGACCCCGCGCTGCTCTCCGGCAGCCCCTGCCTCGACGGCGGGGAGAGCCGGGTGCTGGTCTCCGGTCCCTGA
- a CDS encoding Glu/Leu/Phe/Val dehydrogenase → MQDPTKAVEVATREPGAIDRDPLIRLTWTDPVTGTLGYLVVHLLVSGLATGGTRMRAGCTLAEVEDLARGMAAKTAVFDLPVGGAKGGIDLDPRDPRAVDVLTRFCEAVRPWLEGYWVTAEDLGVPQHLIDDVFARIGLGQSYHAAISRSADPEATLRRVRAGLDAPVDGGLLGDVIGGYGVAQACLAAAQAWQWSLPGTTVAVQGVGTMGGAAAHHLHAAGMRVVAVADAAGTLFHPGGLDVPALLAARDAFGEIDRARVPADVRRLPRTAVIGTAADILIPAAISYAITPDNSFDVAAKVVVEAANTATTPEAEAMLTARGIPVLPDFVANAGAAAWAWWLLLGEVGPDPEESFLRLRTEMTSKVGLLLERWIVDGTPPRSTGHAWAAARRAALARDPQGARPVVIP, encoded by the coding sequence ATGCAGGACCCGACGAAGGCCGTGGAGGTCGCCACCCGCGAGCCCGGGGCGATCGACCGCGACCCGCTGATCCGCCTGACCTGGACCGACCCGGTCACCGGCACCCTCGGCTACCTCGTCGTCCACCTGCTGGTCTCGGGCCTGGCCACCGGCGGCACCCGGATGCGCGCGGGCTGCACGCTGGCCGAGGTGGAGGACCTCGCCCGCGGCATGGCCGCCAAGACCGCCGTGTTCGACCTGCCCGTCGGCGGGGCGAAGGGCGGCATCGACCTCGACCCGCGCGACCCCCGCGCCGTCGACGTGCTGACCCGCTTCTGCGAGGCCGTGCGCCCGTGGCTGGAGGGCTACTGGGTCACGGCCGAGGACCTCGGCGTGCCGCAGCACCTCATCGACGACGTGTTCGCCCGCATCGGGCTGGGCCAGAGCTACCACGCGGCCATCTCCCGCTCGGCCGACCCGGAGGCCACGCTGCGCCGCGTGCGCGCCGGACTGGACGCGCCGGTCGACGGCGGGCTGCTCGGCGACGTCATCGGCGGCTACGGCGTGGCGCAGGCCTGCCTCGCCGCCGCGCAGGCGTGGCAGTGGTCGCTGCCCGGCACGACCGTCGCGGTGCAGGGCGTCGGCACGATGGGCGGCGCCGCGGCGCACCACCTGCACGCGGCGGGGATGCGCGTGGTCGCCGTCGCCGACGCGGCCGGGACGCTGTTCCACCCGGGCGGGCTCGACGTCCCCGCCCTGCTCGCCGCGCGCGACGCCTTCGGCGAGATCGACCGCGCCCGCGTGCCCGCCGACGTGCGGCGCCTGCCGCGCACCGCGGTGATCGGCACGGCCGCCGACATCCTCATCCCGGCCGCGATCTCCTACGCGATCACGCCGGACAACTCGTTCGACGTGGCCGCGAAGGTCGTCGTCGAGGCGGCGAACACCGCCACCACCCCCGAGGCCGAGGCGATGCTCACCGCGCGCGGCATCCCGGTGCTGCCCGACTTCGTCGCCAACGCGGGCGCGGCGGCGTGGGCGTGGTGGCTGCTGCTCGGCGAGGTCGGCCCCGACCCGGAGGAGTCGTTCCTGCGCCTGCGCACCGAGATGACGTCGAAGGTCGGCCTGCTCCTGGAGCGCTGGATCGTCGACGGCACGCCGCCGCGCAGCACCGGCCACGCCTGGGCCGCGGCCCGCCGGGCGGCGCTGGCCCGCGATCCGCAGGGCGCGCGGCCCGTCGTCATCCCCTGA
- a CDS encoding LysR family transcriptional regulator, translated as MDLSLQRLRMLRELRRRGTVTAAAAALHYTASAVSQQLAQLERDVGSSLFERLGRRVQLTNTGLVLADHAEEILGAVERATLALEEAQSSVSVRLTAGVWASVASGLLPAALAALAAEHPGIAVRTRELAPEETAGAVRDGALDFSFVIEYSTYPMTWDPGLERVVIAVERLHAAVPAGALPLPTVDLPDLAEHPWILSGPRSHFGRAVRTACQRAGFEPRVEHEVGEQATALAMVAAGLGVTLVSDLGLALCPPGVDVRAVTEPITRTVSIAHRTGTARRTSLHRVIDAVRTEAAARGLGAQ; from the coding sequence GTGGACCTCTCGCTGCAGCGCCTGCGGATGCTGCGCGAGCTGCGCAGGCGCGGCACCGTCACGGCCGCCGCGGCGGCGCTGCACTACACGGCGTCGGCGGTGTCCCAGCAGCTCGCGCAGCTCGAGCGAGACGTCGGCAGCTCGCTGTTCGAGCGGCTCGGGCGGCGCGTGCAGCTCACCAACACCGGGCTCGTCCTGGCCGACCACGCCGAGGAGATCCTCGGCGCCGTCGAGCGCGCGACGCTGGCGCTGGAGGAGGCGCAGTCGTCGGTCTCGGTGCGGCTGACGGCCGGCGTGTGGGCGTCGGTCGCGTCCGGGCTGCTGCCCGCGGCGCTGGCCGCCCTGGCCGCCGAGCACCCCGGGATCGCCGTGCGCACGCGCGAGCTGGCGCCGGAGGAGACGGCGGGCGCGGTGCGCGACGGCGCCCTCGACTTCTCGTTCGTCATCGAGTACTCGACCTACCCGATGACCTGGGACCCCGGGCTGGAGCGGGTGGTGATCGCGGTCGAGCGGCTGCACGCCGCCGTGCCCGCCGGCGCGCTGCCTCTGCCGACCGTGGACCTGCCCGACCTCGCCGAGCACCCGTGGATCCTGTCCGGGCCGCGCTCGCACTTCGGGCGCGCCGTGCGGACCGCCTGCCAGCGCGCCGGGTTCGAGCCGCGCGTCGAGCACGAGGTGGGCGAGCAGGCCACGGCACTGGCGATGGTCGCGGCCGGGCTGGGCGTCACCCTCGTCTCCGACCTCGGCCTCGCGCTGTGCCCGCCCGGCGTCGACGTCCGGGCGGTGACCGAGCCGATCACCCGGACGGTCTCGATCGCCCACCGCACCGGCACCGCCCGGCGCACGTCGCTGCACCGGGTGATCGACGCCGTGCGCACCGAGGCCGCCGCGCGCGGCCTCGGGGCGCAGTGA
- a CDS encoding BLUF domain-containing protein, whose translation MADTPLFRLVYRSQLTVPPEERRAELASILDASRSKNSAREVTGALLVWQDYVVQTLEGEEATVRALYEKIAKDSRHEAVTLLEAEPVESRAFARWSMARVSDNDQPSGMPSLSNRNDGDPPEPSHDTREADPVVSAMRGYAQGTSQVSPHVGRGVV comes from the coding sequence ATGGCTGACACACCCCTGTTCCGCCTCGTCTACCGCAGTCAGCTGACCGTTCCGCCGGAGGAGCGCCGGGCCGAGCTGGCCTCGATCCTCGACGCGTCGCGCTCGAAGAACTCCGCCCGCGAGGTGACCGGCGCCCTGCTCGTCTGGCAGGACTACGTCGTGCAGACGCTGGAGGGCGAGGAGGCCACCGTCAGAGCGCTGTACGAGAAGATCGCGAAGGACTCCCGGCACGAGGCCGTCACGCTGCTGGAGGCCGAACCCGTGGAGAGCAGAGCCTTCGCGCGCTGGTCGATGGCGCGCGTCTCGGACAACGACCAGCCCTCGGGCATGCCCAGCCTGAGCAACCGCAACGACGGCGATCCCCCCGAGCCGAGCCACGACACCAGGGAGGCCGACCCCGTGGTCAGCGCGATGCGCGGCTACGCCCAGGGGACGTCCCAGGTGAGCCCCCACGTGGGCCGCGGCGTCGTCTGA